From one Phycodurus eques isolate BA_2022a chromosome 19, UOR_Pequ_1.1, whole genome shotgun sequence genomic stretch:
- the arhgap44b gene encoding rho GTPase-activating protein 44 isoform X6, with amino-acid sequence MKKQFNRMRQLANQTVGRAEKTEVLSEDLLQAEKRLELVKQVSHSTHKKLTACLQGQQGVEVDKKSVRSPLKKLPLATLAQCMVEGAAVLGDESMLGKMLKLCGETQDKLSQELILFEVIIERDVMDPLYDLSEVEIPNIQKQRKHLAKLVLDMDSARTRYYQSSKSSGLPSNLQPSGAKADHLREEMEEAANRMEICRDQLSADMYSSMAKELDYASYFQTLIEVQAEYHRKSLELLENILPQIKAHQESWAEKPCYGKPLEEHLELSGRDIAFPIEACVTMLLDCGMQEEGLFRVAPSASKLKKLKASLDCGVLDVQEYSADPHAIAGALKSYLRELPEPLMKFELYNDWIQASNNPDQDKRLQALRCACDKLPTANNNNFRYLIKFLSKLTEFQDVNKMTPGNIAIVLGPNLLWMHSDGNIAEMMTTVSLQIVGIIEPIIQHADWFFPGEIEFNVTGNYGSPVHTNHNANYSSMPSPDMEQMERRQNEQSRRPLSVATDNMMLEFYRKDGTLKNKELSPVIGQKGFQVTLSSGGQSEHSPHTLRRAKKLAPIPPKVPYSQTGAVSEQSTGQPSPVSLSPTPPSTPSPYGFGYPQGYATIGSLGHVHMASTPSLSSPPSLAGTLIKARPTPKPPRQRPSLPPPQPPLTPGTGPPPLEHSSGLLDGLSPGESMSTDSFCNLDIPIINMELDGLLDLAHVCHLRHSVALLDSSRLRAIESEEGEDSESTVL; translated from the exons GGCTGAGAAGACCGAAGTGTTAAGCGAAGACCTGCTGCAG GCGGAGAAGCGTCTGGAGCTGGTCAAGCAGGTGTCGCACAGCACCCACAAAAAGCTGACGGCGTGTCTGCAGGGTCAGCAGGGCGTGGAGGTGGACAAGAAGTCGGTCAGGTCTCCGTTG AAGAAGCTTCCTCTCGCGACACTTGCACAATGTATGGTGGAGGGGGCGGCGGTGCTCGGAGACGAGTCTATGCTGGG GAAGATGCTGAAGCTGTGCGGCGAGACGCAGGACAAACTGTCCCAGGAGCTCATCCTGTTCGAAGTCATCATCGAGAGAGATGTCATGGACCCGCTGTACGACCTCTCCGAG gtGGAAATCCCAAACATCCAGAAACAAAGGAAACATTTAGCCAAACTGGTCCTGGACATGGACTCTGCACGCACAcg GTACTATCAGTCCAGCAAATCGTCGGGCCTGCCCAGCAACCTGCAGCCCAGCGGCGCCAAGGCCGACCACCTCAGGGAGGAGATGGAGGAGGCCGCCAATCGCATGGAGATCTGTCGG GACCAGCTGTCTGCGGACATGTACAGCTCCATGGCCAAAGAACTCGACTATGCAAGCTACTTTCAGACA CTGATTGAAGTCCAGGCTGAGTACCATAGGAAGTCACTGGAGCTGCTGGAGAACATCCTGCCTCAGATTAAAGCTCATCAGG AGTCGTGGGCGGAGAAGCCTTGCTATGGGAAGCCGCTGGAAGAGCACTTAGAGCTCAGCGGGAGAGATATTGCCTTCCCCATCGAGGCCTGTGTCACCATGTTGCTGGACTGCGGCATGCAAGAGGAG GGTTTGTTCCGAGTGGCTCCGTCCGCCTCCAAGCTGAAGAAGCTGAAGGCGTCTTTGGACTGCGGTGTGCTGGACGTACAGGAATACTCGGCCGATCCGCACGCTATCGCAG GAGCCTTAAAATCTTACCTGCGCGAGCTCCCTGAGCCCCTGATGAAGTTTGAGCTTTACAACGACTGGATCCAGGCCTCAAA CAATCCGGACCAGGACAAGAGGCTGCAGGCTCTCCGCTGCGCTTGCGACAAGCTGCCGacagccaacaacaacaacttcag ATATCTGATAAAGTTCCTGTCCAAACTGACGGAATTCCAGGACGTGAACAAGATGACGCCTGGGAACATCGCCATCGTGCTGGGGCCCAACCTGCTGTGGATGCACAGCGACGG CAACATTGCGGAGATGATGACCACGGTGTCCCTGCAGATCGTCGGCATTATCGAGCCCATCATCCAGCACGCCGACTGGTTCTTCCCTGGAG AAATCGAGTTCAACGTGACGGGCAACTACGGCAGTCCCGTGCACACCAACCACAACGCCAACTACAGCTCAATGCCGTCTCCCGACATGGAGCAGATGGAGCGGCGGCAGAACGAGCAGAGCCGCAGGCCCCTCAGCGTCGCCACCGACAACATGATGCTGGAGTTCTACAGGAAGGACGG CACCCTGAAGAACAAAGAACTGTCTCCGGTTATCGGACAGAAGGGATTCCAAGTGACGCTGTCTTCCGGCGGCCAGTCTGAGCACAGCCCACACACGCTGAGGAGAG CAAAGAAGCTGGCTCCAATCCCGCCTAAAGTCCCCTACAGCCAGACGGGGGCCGTGTCGGAGCAGTCCACGGGCCAGCCGTCTCCGGTCAGCCTGTCACCCACGCCGCCCAGCACCCCTTCGCCGTACGGCTTCGGCTACCCGCAAGGTTACGCCACCATCGGCTCCCTGGGACACGTCCACATGGCCAGCACGCCGTCTCTGTCCTCGCCGCCCTCGCTGGCCGGGACGCTCATCAAGGCCCGACCCACGCCCAAGCCGCCCCGGCAGAGACCCAGCTTGCCTCCCCCGCAGCCGCCCTTGACCCCCGGCACTGGCCCCCCGCCACTGGAGCACTCGTCTGGCCTGCTGGATGGTTTGTCTCCTGGAGAGAGCATGTCCACAG ATTCCTTCTGCAACCTGGACATTCCCATCATCAACATGGAGCTGGACGGCCTTCTGGACTTGGCGCACGTCTGCCACCTCAGGCACTCGGTGGCGCTGCTGGATTCGAGCCGCCTCAGAGCCATCGAGTCGGAGGAGGGGGAAGATTCGGAGAGCACGGTGCTATGA
- the arhgap44b gene encoding rho GTPase-activating protein 44 isoform X3: MKKQFNRMRQLANQTVGRAEKTEVLSEDLLQAEKRLELVKQVSHSTHKKLTACLQGQQGVEVDKKSVRSPLKKLPLATLAQCMVEGAAVLGDESMLGKMLKLCGETQDKLSQELILFEVIIERDVMDPLYDLSEVEIPNIQKQRKHLAKLVLDMDSARTRYYQSSKSSGLPSNLQPSGAKADHLREEMEEAANRMEICRDQLSADMYSSMAKELDYASYFQTLIEVQAEYHRKSLELLENILPQIKAHQESWAEKPCYGKPLEEHLELSGRDIAFPIEACVTMLLDCGMQEEGLFRVAPSASKLKKLKASLDCGVLDVQEYSADPHAIAGALKSYLRELPEPLMKFELYNDWIQASNNPDQDKRLQALRCACDKLPTANNNNFRYLIKFLSKLTEFQDVNKMTPGNIAIVLGPNLLWMHSDGNIAEMMTTVSLQIVGIIEPIIQHADWFFPGEIEFNVTGNYGSPVHTNHNANYSSMPSPDMEQMERRQNEQSRRPLSVATDNMMLEFYRKDGIRKIQSMGVRVMDTSWVSRRGSSSSRKASSTPPSVRAPTPPSDALTPEPLGDPSGSLSPTPPPTSNERASPRMFHSFTFHCRKALQWMSSDDASSNWSDTCNAQPSPEEERLPPPYPSSSPFSLPPHHFYTRAPPGMRPLSCSPECVPTGQSPVPRRSGYSPPPFLHSLCPSPQPLDINSNPRAQGTPALPKQVSLSEPLHAPPADTNGSSLYIKPPLVLTRHDLFLGSPKPPGTPLSVPPPWATGSRERGRKAASTLKNKELSPVIGQKGFQVTLSSGGQSEHSPHTLRRAKKLAPIPPKVPYSQTGAVSEQSTGQPSPVSLSPTPPSTPSPYGFGYPQGYATIGSLGHVHMASTPSLSSPPSLAGTLIKARPTPKPPRQRPSLPPPQPPLTPGTGPPPLEHSSGLLDGLSPGESMSTAV, encoded by the exons GGCTGAGAAGACCGAAGTGTTAAGCGAAGACCTGCTGCAG GCGGAGAAGCGTCTGGAGCTGGTCAAGCAGGTGTCGCACAGCACCCACAAAAAGCTGACGGCGTGTCTGCAGGGTCAGCAGGGCGTGGAGGTGGACAAGAAGTCGGTCAGGTCTCCGTTG AAGAAGCTTCCTCTCGCGACACTTGCACAATGTATGGTGGAGGGGGCGGCGGTGCTCGGAGACGAGTCTATGCTGGG GAAGATGCTGAAGCTGTGCGGCGAGACGCAGGACAAACTGTCCCAGGAGCTCATCCTGTTCGAAGTCATCATCGAGAGAGATGTCATGGACCCGCTGTACGACCTCTCCGAG gtGGAAATCCCAAACATCCAGAAACAAAGGAAACATTTAGCCAAACTGGTCCTGGACATGGACTCTGCACGCACAcg GTACTATCAGTCCAGCAAATCGTCGGGCCTGCCCAGCAACCTGCAGCCCAGCGGCGCCAAGGCCGACCACCTCAGGGAGGAGATGGAGGAGGCCGCCAATCGCATGGAGATCTGTCGG GACCAGCTGTCTGCGGACATGTACAGCTCCATGGCCAAAGAACTCGACTATGCAAGCTACTTTCAGACA CTGATTGAAGTCCAGGCTGAGTACCATAGGAAGTCACTGGAGCTGCTGGAGAACATCCTGCCTCAGATTAAAGCTCATCAGG AGTCGTGGGCGGAGAAGCCTTGCTATGGGAAGCCGCTGGAAGAGCACTTAGAGCTCAGCGGGAGAGATATTGCCTTCCCCATCGAGGCCTGTGTCACCATGTTGCTGGACTGCGGCATGCAAGAGGAG GGTTTGTTCCGAGTGGCTCCGTCCGCCTCCAAGCTGAAGAAGCTGAAGGCGTCTTTGGACTGCGGTGTGCTGGACGTACAGGAATACTCGGCCGATCCGCACGCTATCGCAG GAGCCTTAAAATCTTACCTGCGCGAGCTCCCTGAGCCCCTGATGAAGTTTGAGCTTTACAACGACTGGATCCAGGCCTCAAA CAATCCGGACCAGGACAAGAGGCTGCAGGCTCTCCGCTGCGCTTGCGACAAGCTGCCGacagccaacaacaacaacttcag ATATCTGATAAAGTTCCTGTCCAAACTGACGGAATTCCAGGACGTGAACAAGATGACGCCTGGGAACATCGCCATCGTGCTGGGGCCCAACCTGCTGTGGATGCACAGCGACGG CAACATTGCGGAGATGATGACCACGGTGTCCCTGCAGATCGTCGGCATTATCGAGCCCATCATCCAGCACGCCGACTGGTTCTTCCCTGGAG AAATCGAGTTCAACGTGACGGGCAACTACGGCAGTCCCGTGCACACCAACCACAACGCCAACTACAGCTCAATGCCGTCTCCCGACATGGAGCAGATGGAGCGGCGGCAGAACGAGCAGAGCCGCAGGCCCCTCAGCGTCGCCACCGACAACATGATGCTGGAGTTCTACAGGAAGGACGG CATCAGGAAGATACAGAG CATGGGAGTCAGGGTGATGGACACTTCTTGGGTGTCCCGCAGGGGCTCGTCTTCCTCGCGTAAAGCCTCATCCACGCCCCCCAGCGTGCGGGCGCCCACCCCACCCTCGGACGCGCTCACCCCCGAGCCGCTCGGTGACCCCTCGGGCTCCCTctcccccacccctcctcccACTAGCAACGAGCGAGCCAG CCCCCGCATGTTTCACAGCTTCACCTTCCATTGTCGCAAGGCTCTGCAGTGGATGAG CTCGGACGACGCGTCGTCCAATTGGTCGGACACCTGTAACGCCCAACCCTCCCCCGAGGAGGAGAGGCTGCCCCCCCCTTACCCCTCTTCCTCACccttctccctccctccccaccACTTCTACACCCGAGCACCCCCTGGTATGCGCCCTCTCTCCTGCAGTCCCGAATGCGTGCCCACGGGGCAGTCACCCGTCCCCCGCCGCTCGGGCTACAGCCCACCCCCGTTCCTCCACTCCCTATGCCCGTCCCCCCAGCCCCTGGATATCAACTCCAACCCCCGAGCCCAAGGCACCCCCGCCTTGCCTAAGCAGGTCTCCTTATCCGAGCCGCTGCATGCGCCCCCCGCTGACACCAACGGCTCCTCCCTGTACATCAAACCCCCGCTCGTTCTGACTCGCCACGATCTTTTCCTGGGCTCCCCCAAACCCCCCGGCACCCCACTTTCTGTCCCCCCTCCTTGGGCCACCGGTAGccgagagagaggacgcaagGCCGCTAG CACCCTGAAGAACAAAGAACTGTCTCCGGTTATCGGACAGAAGGGATTCCAAGTGACGCTGTCTTCCGGCGGCCAGTCTGAGCACAGCCCACACACGCTGAGGAGAG CAAAGAAGCTGGCTCCAATCCCGCCTAAAGTCCCCTACAGCCAGACGGGGGCCGTGTCGGAGCAGTCCACGGGCCAGCCGTCTCCGGTCAGCCTGTCACCCACGCCGCCCAGCACCCCTTCGCCGTACGGCTTCGGCTACCCGCAAGGTTACGCCACCATCGGCTCCCTGGGACACGTCCACATGGCCAGCACGCCGTCTCTGTCCTCGCCGCCCTCGCTGGCCGGGACGCTCATCAAGGCCCGACCCACGCCCAAGCCGCCCCGGCAGAGACCCAGCTTGCCTCCCCCGCAGCCGCCCTTGACCCCCGGCACTGGCCCCCCGCCACTGGAGCACTCGTCTGGCCTGCTGGATGGTTTGTCTCCTGGAGAGAGCATGTCCACAG CCGTTTGA